The Synergistota bacterium sequence TCCTTAGCGATCTCCTTGATCCTATCTTCCACATTCACCCTAATCCCCCCTACTTAAGTCTTATGCCAGCTCCTGGTCCCACCGGAAGGCCTAAGAAATACCATATTATCGCCATAATTATCCAAGTCACTAAGAACAGCATAGAATATAAGAAGGTCCTTGAAATTATAGTACCTATACCTACGTCTTTTTTGTAAATTGAGGCATAACCTATAACTATCGGGAAGTAAGTCATAAGCGGAGTAAATGAGTTAGTGCTTGAATCACCTATTCTGTATAAAACTAATGTCCACTCAGGAGTATAACCAAGATAGTACATCATGGGTACTATAACAGGAGCCATAAACGCCCATTTGGTAGAACCGCTTGTTATGAAAAGATTTATGAAGGTTGAAATCAATGTGATGGCAACAAATAAACCTATTCCTGTGAACCCTGCACCCTTAAGGAAGTCCGCAAGCTTTATAGCAAGCACAGAGGCCATGTTTGTCTGAGTAAAGGTATAAATGAAGTTAGCTATGGGAAGTATTATAACGATATACGATGCCATAGTTTTCATGCTTTCCACCATGTAGTTAACCATGTCAGTTGGCCTCTTGATCTTTTCCATGCTCTTACCATAGACATATCCTCCTATCACAAAAAAGATAAAGAGTATCGGAACCATGCCTTCAAGGAGAGTAGATGGTACTATCGTATTCTTGGCAGGGTCTCTTAAAGGACCACCGGGAATAAACGTTAGCAAAAGAACTATTAAAAGATATATGCCAGAAGACCATAAGGCTTTCCTAAGCGCACTAATCTCCTTGTCACTAAGATGACTTAAATACTCAGGTGGGACTTGCGCACGATCATACTCTTCCTCCCATTTAGCGAATCTCGGCATAGCATACTTTATGGTGAATATAGTACCAACTATGGTAAGCACGAAGGTCGAAACTACCATAAAGTAATAATTAGCGGTAGGATATACGCTATACTTGGGATTTACCGCCTTAACAGCGGTATCAGTAATCCCCGCAAGCAAGATATCAGTACCAGCTATAAATAAGTTAGCGGTGAAACCTGAAGCTGCTGCAACATAGCCTAAAATAAGCCCAAAGATCGGATCCTGTCTTCTTGAATAAAATAAAGCCGCTGATAAAGGAGGAATGATGACTAAAGCCGCATCGGAAGCTAAATTACCGCAAATGCCGAAAATAAAAATAGCTGGTATAAGATACTTGTCCGAGA is a genomic window containing:
- a CDS encoding AbgT family transporter; translation: MSEARGSALTRFVNWIERVGNKLPHMFWIFLFLWILVILLSGVFEGASAIDPSKGKEIKVISLLNRSGLAWILNNVVSNFAKFPPLGLVLVMVMAAGFAEKVGFIPALMRTMTRVSDKYLIPAIFIFGICGNLASDAALVIIPPLSAALFYSRRQDPIFGLILGYVAAASGFTANLFIAGTDILLAGITDTAVKAVNPKYSVYPTANYYFMVVSTFVLTIVGTIFTIKYAMPRFAKWEEEYDRAQVPPEYLSHLSDKEISALRKALWSSGIYLLIVLLLTFIPGGPLRDPAKNTIVPSTLLEGMVPILFIFFVIGGYVYGKSMEKIKRPTDMVNYMVESMKTMASYIVIILPIANFIYTFTQTNMASVLAIKLADFLKGAGFTGIGLFVAITLISTFINLFITSGSTKWAFMAPVIVPMMYYLGYTPEWTLVLYRIGDSSTNSFTPLMTYFPIVIGYASIYKKDVGIGTIISRTFLYSMLFLVTWIIMAIIWYFLGLPVGPGAGIRLK